In Podospora pseudoanserina strain CBS 124.78 chromosome 5, whole genome shotgun sequence, a single window of DNA contains:
- a CDS encoding hypothetical protein (EggNog:ENOG503NXY4; COG:Q), which translates to MDVDGKRRLSLQQPVPGRPRWQGRSRPRRTARRTAGLLLSACLCFIAYAQWRQLPHSPSSVPPAGSDITVHGLSVKRLQDDLATCSALRRKPQDPIGLGRKENSRYIDGHAPTLVKNATVWVGEPKEGTDPEAARNGKGYGWIRSDVYLEYGLIKKVEAAIGLSSVASDTIVFDARGRPLTAGIIDMHSHAGVGSLPSLWGNEDTNEMSANISPFVRSIDALHPGDPQIQVIKSGGVTTSLVLPGSGNNMGGEAYVIKHAVGKADGRNETSAADLLADPDRNWRYMKMACGENAKRVYGRPGEAGPMSRMGESWDFRHAFEQATKVVREQDDWCDTAAAHGVHNHRSYLPQELRWESLGALLRGQVHLNTHCYTISDLEAFIDHTNEFKFKLRAFHHAHQTFLVPEILKRAYGGDPPASALFADNMYYKAEANVASEFAGKMLWDSGLTPIYVSDNPVLNAQHVLFEAAKAYKYGLPYHAALASVTAAPAERLGFGQRLGKIKPGYDADVVVWDSDPLSVGATPVQVWIDGTAQLEDPVELDKPAVELIVPDQDLAHLPGEPVQADEVVFTGVTHVLLDETSVDRKIGAKGIAVVFSKGRLTCLGDCQDELQAATKSNTPVIQLKNGYLTESFTAFGSKIGLNAIDAENDTDDGPNPNTFVRAEDGLVLDNQKTNASYTYGVTKAISAPSFRGGFSHRGTSVGFLTGAKTVVGQDAVFASDVSAHYTFDTSVKQDGTPSISAAVGSLRRKLLEAHASSSSDETTKDVHSESAFLQKVVNGSLPLVITVHSADTIGALIKVKKAVDEVTKASIRLVILGGAESWLVAEELAAAKVGVVLAPLQSYAVSWDQRRALTGAPLTNGTAVDKLLEAGVVTAIGLEEDWLVRDLGLLAGIVYRNGGGKVDEKGALDLVSGNIYKLLGLKQPGSKSGHFVISEGSPLDIGSRVKAVGGGAGQVTMFAK; encoded by the exons ATGGACGTGGACGGAAAGCGCCGTCTGTCTCTTCAACAGCCCGTGCCTGGCCGTCCGCGCTGGCAAGGGCGCAGCAGGCCTCGGAGGACAGCTCGGAGAACAGCCGGCCTGTTGCTCTCAGCGTGTTTGTGCTTTATCGCGTACGCCCAGTGGAGGCAGCTCCCACACTCACCATCTTCTGTGCCGCCGGCCGGCTCGGACATCACAGTACACGGCCTCTCGGTCAAGCGCCTGCAGGACGACCTTGCCACGTGTAGTGCCCTGCGCAGGAAACCTCAGGATCCCATCGGCCTCGGACGCAAGGAGAACAGCCGCTACATCGACGGCCATGCCCCCACGCTCGTCAAGAACGCCACCGTCTGGGTTGGCGAACCAAAAGAAGGCACCGACCCCGAGGCTGCTCGCAACGGAAAAGGCTACGGCTGGATTCGCTCTGATGTCTACCTGGAATACGGActcatcaagaaggtcgAGGCCGCCATCGGCCTGTCCTCTGTCGCGTCTGACACCATCGTGTTCGACGCACGTGGCCGGCCCTTGACGGCCGGCATCATCGACATGCACAGTCACGCTGGTGTGGGATCGCTGCCTAGTCTCTGGGGTAACGAGGATACCAACGAGATGTCGGCCAACATTAGTCCCTTTGTGCGTTCCATCGACGCCCTTCACCCAGGTGACCCTCAGATCCAGGTGATCAAGTCCGGCGGCGTAACCACAAGTCTTGTGCTGCCAGGGTCTGGAAACAACATGGGCGGTGAGGCATACGTGATCAAGCACGCTGTTGGAAAGGCTGATGGGAGAAACGAGACAAGCGCCGCCGACCTGCTGGCTGACCCTGACCGGAACTGGAGGTACATGAAGATGGCGTGCGGTGAGAATGCCAAACGAGTCTACGGAAGACCAGGAGAGGCGGGGCCAATGAGCCGGATGGGCGAGAGCTGGGACTTTCGCCACGCCTTTGAACAAGCAACCAAAGTGGTGCGGGAGCAAGATGACTGGTGTGACACCGCTGCGGCCCACGGCGTGCACAATCACAGGAGCTACCTTCCACAGGAGCTAAGGTGGGAGTCGCTCGGTGCTCTGTTACGCGGCCAGGTGCACCTGAACACGCACTGTTACACCATCAGCGATTTGGAGGCGTTCATCGACCACACGAACGAGTTCAAGTTCAAGCTCCGAGCATTCCACCATGCCCACCAGACATTTCTGGTCCCCGAG ATCCTCAAACGTGCCTATGGTGGAGACCCTCCTGCCTCCGCTTTGTTTGCGGATAACATGTATTACAAGGCCGAGGCCAATGTTGCGAGCGAATTTGCTGGGAAAATGCTGTGGGACAGCGGCCTGACGCCCATCTATGTCAGCGACAACCCGGTGTTGAATGCCCAGCATGTTCTTTTCGAGGCTGCCAAAGCGTACAAATACGGTCTGCCATACCATGCGGCTCTTGCTTCCGTCACCGCAGCGCCCGCAGAGCGCCTCGGGTTCGGGCAGCGGCTGGGGAAGATCAAGCCCGGATATGACGCCGACGTTGTGGTCTGGGACAGTGACCCGTTGAGCGTCGGTGCCACGCCAGTCCAAGTTTGGATTGACGGAACAGCCCAGCTCGAGGACCCAGTGGAGTTGGACAAGCCGGCCGTGGAGCTTATTGTTCCCGACCAAGATCTTGCCCATCTCCCAGGCGAGCCTGTTCAGGCGGACGAGGTGGTATTCACCGGGGTGACTCATGTCCTTCTCGACGAGACCAGTGTGGATCGCAAGATCGGTGCCAAGGGAATTGCTGTGGTCTTTTCCAAGGGCCGGTTGACCTGTCTTGGGGACTGTCAAGACGAACTGCAGGCTGCCACCAAGTCGAACACCCCCGTCATCCAGCTCAAGAACGGATACCTGACCGAGTCCTTTACGGCCTTTGGCTCCAAGATCGGCCTCAACGCTATCGACGCAGAGAATGATACCGACGACGGGCCGAATCCCAATACGTTTGTCCGAGCAGAGGACGGTCTTGTTCTCGACAATCAAAAGACAAACGCGTCCTACACGTATGGTGTCACCAAGGCGATTTCAGCTCCCTCATTCAGGGGTGGTTTCAGTCACCGTGGCACGAGCGTGGGGTTCTTGACCGGCGCAAAGACGGTGGTGGGACAGGACGCTGTTTTCGCAAGTGATGTGTCAGCCCACTACACTTTCGATACTTCAGTCAAACAGGATGGCACGCCGTCTATTTCGGCCGCTGTTGGAAGCCTTCGTCGGAAGCTTTTGGAGGCCCACGCTTCGTCGAGCTCTGATGAGACGACAAAGGATGTGCACTCGGAGTCGGCATTCCTCCAAAAGGTGGTCAATGGCTCTCTGCCTCTTGTCATCACAGTCCACAGCGCCGATACCATCGGGGCTCTGATCAAGGTCAAAAaggcggtggatgaggtgACGAAGGCGTCTATTCGACTGGTCATCTTGGGTGGTGCTGAATCTTGGCTCGTcgccgaggagctggcggctGCCAAGGTCGGTGTGGTATTAGCCCCCTTGCAGTCGTATGCTGTCAGCTGGGATCAGAGGCGGGCTTTGACCGGTGCTCCCCTCACCAACGGAACCGCCGTTGACAAGCTGTTGGAGGCTGGTGTGGTGACAGCCAtcgggttggaggaggactgGCTGGTGAGGGACTTGGGCTTGCTGGCCGGGATTGTGTACCGGAACGGCGGTGGCAAGGTGGATGAGAAGGGAGCCCTTGACTTGGTAAGTGGTAACATTTACAAGCTTCTGGGACTGAAGCAGCCTGGATCTAAGTCCGGACATTTTGTAATCTCCGAAGGGAGTCCGTTGGATATTGGGTCGAGGGTGAAGGCCGTTGGGGGCGGGGCTGGCCAGGTCACGATGTTTGCCAAGTAA
- a CDS encoding hypothetical protein (EggNog:ENOG503P0YW; COG:S), which yields MPYLHWEIEKRLVRMTNVMRKTRLENEEEFAYERLSKRKGTWGSVVDRARARAQRMNSTTSEFGEWDEGSPSWRPQSPLGSYLWQASKLYQLIDEAADWRLITNHLYSPSPLHPRRTLEQYYYWTADDTTQRDRQQVVYRATQMRSDPEAIPRVVMVDQLWLWILDENTILSAFPRRWGRNKPDPSAVHRAIRDHLGAIDHAQITSVYDLALIIIDECSKVFFDRTKPDLRPEVVDMFSSAISSISEKKTDAYERFGRDVKRMNTQDPLQTAEELLRKSLNIKFEWSVLMEAQNLIDQLQIMQEIFTQQITVMGDFEKALRAMSSESQGPSDLKPALARAAALIEDMKLRRDELWNLEKRQANTRSQVTASSHVVIADLGMLTAIPVAARTPRHEATAVGNYRGQGRHPQGRRERCARQIDCRLHRGDHFLPSSFLLRHLLWHERARVKRGLHEAEYPTCIHV from the exons ATGCCTTACCTGCACTGGGAAATCGAGAAGAGGCTTGTCAGAATGACCAATGTGATGCGCAAGACACGACTCGAGAACGAAGAGGAGTTTGCCTACGAGCGTCTGAGCAAGCGGAAAGGGACTTGGGGCAGCGTTGTCGACAGAGCTCGAGCCCGAGCTCAACGGATGAACAGCACCACGTCGGAATTCGGGGAATGGGACGAAGGGTCCCCATCATGGAGGCCGCAATCGCCTCTCGGGAGCTACCTGTGGCAGGCGTCGAAGCTGTATCAGCTCATAGACGAAGCGGCAGACTGGCGCCTGATCACAAACCACCTTTACTCTCCATCGCCCCTTCACCCACGAAGGACGCTTGAGCAATACTACTACTGGACGGCGGACGACACAACGCAGAGAGATCGTCAACAAGTTGTTTACCGGGCCACGCAGATGAGAAGTGACCCAGAGGCTATCccaagggtggtgatggttgacCAGTTATGGCTGTGGATCTTGGACGAGA ACACCATTCTATCTGCCTTTCCCCGCCGGTGGGGCCGCAATAAGCCAGACCCGTCTGCTGTGCATCGCGCCATTCGAGATCACCTGGGGGCCATCGACCATGCCCAAATCACCTCGGTCTACGACTTGGCGTTGATCATTATCGACGAATGTTCCAAAGTGTTCTTCGACCGCACCAAGCCGGACCTCCGACCCGAAGTGGTAGACATGTTTAGCTCTGCCATTTCAAGCATT TCAGAGAAGAAGACCGACGCTTACGAACGTTTTGGAAGAGATGTCAAGAGAATGAACACCCAAGACCCACTCCAAACGGCAGAGGAACTGCTGAGAAAGTCTCTCAACATCAAGTTCGAATGGTCGGTGCTGATGGAGGCGCAGAACCTCATAGACCAACTTCAGATCATGCAAGAGATATTCACCCAGCAGATAACCGTGATGGGCGACTTTGAGAAGGCGCTCAGGGCCATGAGCTCGGAATCTCAGGGCCCTTCTGATCTCAAGCCTGCCCTCGCACGGGCAGCGGCTCTGATTGAGGACATGAAACTACGCCGGGATGAGCTTTGGAATTTGGAGAAGAGACAGGCCAATACTCGGAGTCAGGTGACTGCCTCCTCTCACGTCGTTATCGCGGATCTGGGTATGCTGACAGCAATTCCTGTAGCTGCGAGAACTCCTCGACATGAAGCAACAGCAGTCGGGAATTatcgaggccaaggccgcCATCCGCAGGGCAGACGAGAGCGTTGTGCAAGGCAGATCGATTGTCGTCTTCACCGTGGTGACCATTTTCTTC CTTCCtctttccttcttcgccACCTTCTTTGGCATGAACGCGCAAGAGTTAAACGAGGGCTACATGAGGCTGAGTACCCAACTTGTATACATGTGTGA
- a CDS encoding hypothetical protein (COG:F; COG:P; EggNog:ENOG503P110) — protein sequence MHISPPPPPPLLLPLEDTTLINHHHQNNSTHNLTHELLIASLAIQRASLLTKRVLQTLTSNNNNPPSPTTCPSTPVTGHPFFPSTTTCLNPSYDPSSRRLSIAKPDASPVTIADFASQALLISTIHHHFPSDTFIGEEDSSSLRHNPDLCSQVFDLVSTTYLSDPAAEALLGPRPGSIPEMLGLIDLGCGRGTRGKRCWSMDPIDGTSAFLKGEQYAVSLALLDGEGRELMGLLGCPNLGIGVVVGGGRIEESEVDREGWGVMLSAVRGEGCALVRSMGQAGLNKVVKRINRRKAKQREIRTEELHFVDSRVSCATDSGMVEQLARRAGAGRTGERTEIYSSHMRYAAMVLGGREFVQVRFPKRPRGEAAPWCVWDHAGSQLIYTESGAGKVTDLEGRPIDFGTGRKLTNNWGLITADESVHGKMLELAGEVLKEAGR from the coding sequence ATGCAcatatcaccaccccccccaccacccctcctcctccccttggAGGACACCACCCTCataaaccaccaccaccaaaacaacagcacccacaacctcacccacgaactcctcatcgcctccctcgccatccagCGCGCCTCCCTCCTAACCAAACGCGTCCTCCAAACtctcacctccaacaacaacaacccaccctcaccaacaacctgcccctccacccccgtaACCGGCCACcctttcttcccctccaccaccacctgcctcAACCCATCCtacgacccctcctcccgccgccTCTCCATCGCCAAACCCGACGCCTCCCCGGTAACGATAGCCGACTTTGCCTCCCAAGCGctcctcatctccaccatccaccaccattTCCCGTCCGACACCTTCATCGGGGAAGaagactcctcctccctccgccaCAACCCCGACCTCTGCTCCCAGGTCTTTGATCTCGTCTCCACCACTTACCTCTCGGACCCTGCCGCGGAGGCGTTGCTGGGCCCGCGACCGGGGAGCATACCCGAGATGCTGGGGTTGATTGATCTGGGCTGTGGGAGGGGGAcaagggggaagaggtgctGGAGTATGGATCCCATTGACGGGACGAGCGCGTTTCTGAAAGGGGAGCAGTACGCTGTTAGCTTGGCgttgttggatggggaggggagggagctgatggggttgctggggtgTCCTAATCTGGGgattggggtggtggtcggcggggggaggattgaggagagcgaggtggacagggaggggtggggggttatGTTGAGTGCTGtgcggggggaggggtgcgCACTTGTGAGATCGATGGGGCAGGCGGGGTTGAACAAGGTTGTCAAGAGGATCAACAGGCGAAAGGCGAAACAGCGGGAGATCAGGACGGAGGAGTTGCATTTTGTGGATTCGAGGGTGAGCTGTGCTACGGATAGTGGGATGGTGGAACAGCTTGCGAGGAGGGCCggggcggggaggacgggGGAGAGGACCGAGATTTACTCTTCGCACATGAGGTATGCGGCTATGGTTTTGGGAGGGCGGGAGTTTGTCCAGGTGAGGTTTCCGAAGCGACCGAGAGGGGAGGCGGCGCCGTGGTGCGTCTGGGATCATGCGGGTTCGCAGCTTATCTACACGGAGTCGGGGGCCGGGAAGGTGACAGACCTGGAAGGGAGACCGATAGATTtcgggacggggaggaagttGACGAATAACTGGGGGCTGATAACGGCCGATGAGAGCGTGCATGGCAAGATGCTCGAgctggcgggggaggtgctgaagGAGGCAGGGAGGTAG